TTCCTCTCTCTCATTGTTTCCTACCTGGATGTTGTTTGTATACAGGGAAGGCTGTAATTGAGTCGTTAATTTGGTATCTTCCTATGTTACTGAAAACTCATTATTGTCTGTATTCATCGAAGCATTTTCTTGGGTTTTCTCAGTAAACTTGCATTATCTGACAAAAAGATCATTTATCTCTTCCTTAGGCTACAAGGATTTTTAAAGCTTTGTGTTACATATTGCCAAATCTCTGGCACCAATTTATACTCCTCTTGGAAGTGTTTATTCACACCCTTGCCAGCATTgagtgttaaaattttttaaatctttgtcaaTTTCTTACCACGTTTATTCATTAAGAGCACATTCATGGGCCCCTTCTGACTCCAGGCAGAGTGGTCTGCAGACTACAATCAGGACAAATCTACCGGTCTACTCTGACTACCGTCCGTGGAAACTAAGTGCTGGTCTTGGAGACTATAGGCAGAGACGGCTCTGGACAGACTGGTCTGCAGTCTACGGGCAGAGTGCTCTGCACACAATGGGCAGAGTGGCCTACAGAGTATCGGCAGAGTGCTTTGTCAGACAACAGGCAGAGTGGCCTACAGGCAGTAGGCAGTGGTGCTCAGCCTACAGGCAGTCTTTCTGCAGAGCGCGGGCAGTGTGCTCCTGTGTACTCTAGAGAGTGGGCAGAGTGGTCAAGGAGACTAGTCGGAACCACTCTGACCCAGATCTGCCAGTCCACAGGCTGTAGCCCAGGCAGAGTGGTCCTAAGACTACGTTTGTCCTCGGGATTTGTGCTGCTCGTGCCCTGACCATCTCCCCTTTTCTCCAGGCCCTGCCATCCGTTGTTTAGCCTCTGGTTCTGTGAGTTTGGCTTTTTTTGAGTCTATATGTTAAGTCTTATGATACTGTTTGTTGATCCTGACATTTCTTGGGGTTCACAATTCAGACTCCCTCCAGAGAGCAGCCAACGGCAAAGGATGGGCTGCCCTCTCGTAGAAACCCCATCTTGGGCCTAGAGAAGGACGCCTAATGCCACTTCCCCTGCAGCACAGTCCCAGCGTAGTAAGTCCCTTGGATGCCTTACTTGTACCCCTGAACCTTCTGGACAGGGCCTGGACCTGTCCCCACCACCCATGCTCAGGCCAGCTGTCTCCCCTCTAGTTGCAGGCACCCTTCCCCACTAGGCCACACAGTAGGGCGACAGAGTGGGCCGTGTCCCCCTCCCCgtacctcctccccatccccggAGCCTGGGCAGGGGTGGAGCGTCCTGACCCGCCAGGCTTTCTGGCCCCATCACCCACGCAGCCGTCCCCGCACCCTCTTTATTCTCCTAACCCCGCTCCCCTGTGCTCCCAGCTCCGCACCTTTCTTGCTGTGTGACCCGGGGCTAGCTGACGCCCCTCTCTGAGCCAGTTTCCAGCTGTATCTCACGGGCTGTAGGGAGTCGTGGAGGAGGGAGCCTCTGGCCTCACGTGGCACGGGGAGGAATCCACAGGCATGTGTCCACAGGATGAGAGTGGAGAGTAAGTGCGCAGCTCGCCCTCTGAGCGTGGGGGCAGCCTCTGTGGGAATGCACCCGCGCCCGGCATCCCCCAGTCCCACCCAGGCGGGCCCAGGACTGCCCCGAGCCGGGGGAGCCCAGTCTGTGCGCGCAGGCCTCGCGCCTTCAGACAGCGGGGCGTCGTGGTCTCACCCCCACGTGCTCGGGCAGCAGGGGGTGTGCACCAGGGACGGGGTGCGTGTGAGGCACCCACCCCCAGCGCTGCCCCCGGGCGGCTGGTCCTCGGGGGGAAATGCCCCTCTCCCAGTGTGTCCCCCGCGGCCCCCACGCTGCGGGCCAGGCCGCTGTGGACGCTGGTGTTTACCTTGGCCgcgcctccctgcctccagggcCAGCCTCCCGTAAACACCATGCTCCTCCTCAGAGAGCTCTCAGCTCTCTGAGCACGGAGGCCGCCTTTTGCAACCAATTCTAGGAATTTGGAAAGTCTGTGGGCCTAAGGTCAGGGACcagcccgccccccgcccctggTGTGGGAAGCCCCCGGGGCCCCCATGCTGGCCTCGGCCTTCTTTCTCTGGGGTTCACGCCGAGGGGGCCAAGGGAGCGGGGCCAGCGGCGAGGGCCGCCTCGGGAAGGCCGGCAGGATCAGTGCCGCAGAAACGGCCTGGGTGCTCCCCGGCGGGGCCTGGGGCCTGCGGCTCCTTCCGCGAGAAGCAGGGCGGCGCTTCTGTGGAGACGGGGGCCGGGGGCGCAACGGGCTTCTCCTCTGCTGGCCGCCGCACCCACGCGGCTCAGACGGCCCCGCGGGCGGGCGGACACTGAGCGTCTCCCCTTCTCCACGCAGATCTGGGACATGAGTGACGACGAGACCGTCTGACACGCGCCTCGCGCTCCAAGGCCGCTGCCCCAGGACTGCGACTCGGCCCCGCGTCCCCACAGCTGGAGCAGTGGAGGCCCGGCCTCCCTCCGCTCCGGGAGCTGCTGGCGTCCTCCGTTTCTGACAGCTCCTCATCCCACCGGTTCTGAGCTCAATAATAACCTTGGCTTCGGCACTGCCGGCGACCTGGGACTTGGTCCCCTCCACGAGCGCTTCTTTCTTCTGTGGTCACACGTGTTGGGGGGGTGCCCTCCTGGCCGGGACCTCCGTGGGGGGAGTGACGGCGGGAGGAGGTGGCCCAGGCCCGTGGGGAGCAAGAAGCCGGCTCCTTCCAGTGGCTGCGGCCCCAGCCTAGCTGGCCGGAGGGGAGACGGAACCCAAGGGGCCACGCCGGCCCAGGGAAGTGGACCTCCCCGGAACCACAGTCTGCCGCCCGGGCGGctccccacctctgcctcctGCTCCATGGAGGGAAGATGGGCCTGCGCCGCTGCACTGGGGGAAGGAGACGGGGCTCGGGGCTCGACACTCAGAGCTGCCCGAGCGCGGACAGGGGGAGACGCCCTGCCGGGGTCACTCTTCATCCTGGGGGTGCAGGTCTGTGGCCTCCGCCGAGCAGGGCATGGAAATCAGCAGGGGGGGCAGTCaccccatgtgtgtgtgcacgcggtCGTCTTTCTCCGGCAAGGAAGCAAAGTCAATGAGGAGTCTTGGGTTGGATTGCTGtaggttttaaaattaattttccagGCTATGTGGGGCTTAAACCAGAGGCCACTGAACACCAGGCACTGCCCCCACCCAGCCTGGACCCAAGGATCACACCAACACTTCATGGTTTAAGAGCACTTTATTATTGTTCTTAAGGCTACTTTTAAGTACAAAAAAAAGATGGCCtgccaaaccttttttttttttcttcttcttccaggAAAAACAGGCCACAGAGAATGGTATATTACAGATTTACAAACACGGAGAGAATGGTCTGAACGCACTGCGGATGGCCTGGCTCTGTGGAGAACCCCTCTGTGCCCCCGAGGCCGGGGCGTGTCCCCCTTCCCCTTGGCGCTTGGTTTTCTGCCCGGGGCTCCTCCGCCCAGGTGGGTCCCTGCGCCCTCGGCACGCCCGTCCCCCTCCCCAGCGCGGAGCCCGTTCCGCACAGAGCCGCCAGCAGCGGGTCGTTTTCCTGGGCGCCGCTCAGTAGCCTGTGGCAATAACAAACTAGTGGCTATTAAGGCAGATGCAGTGTTCTCATAGAATAACTGTGCTCCTGCACTTTTACAGACAAGTCTACgacgaaaaaaaaaaagatcaacttttttttccaaaccaaaaaaaaaaaaagaatgattacaataggaaaagggaaaaattaaataGCTACATATCATTAACAAATTAATTGTTCTTCAAAAAATACCTACAAATTTCTCTGTACATTCTTTACGCACAGCGTAATGATGGTCTTAAAGTTACCTATATAAAAAAAGTGttctcaatgatttttttttcctacagaaaaTATAGGGGCCTGGATGCAAAAAGCCTGGAAGCCCAGTGAAGTGGGAGGGAAATgcgtgcggggggtgggggagacgcCTTCCTCCCGCCTCTTCAAAGACCTGCAGCCCCAGGAGCCCAGCCGCCTGGTCACCAATGCCAACTCTAAAATTTAGTCACCAGCAAACCTGCATCTTTCTCCTACCGATGACCAGGCCAGGGGCCGCGCCAGAGCCCCGGTGGGGGggccgggaggggcggggcccaAGGAAAGGTGCCCAGAAACAAAAGCAGCTGTCGAACATCCACAGCTGGGTCTGTCATGCTTGCTTCTTCACCTAATTCCTAGTTAGTAGCTAAGACTATAGCAAACGATAATAAATGCAGTAATAACTGTATAAAGTCAGAGGAATGTATACTGCCTTGGCCCCAGCGTACGAGGAAGCACACAAAAACACCGCGTCAGATTGTCGGGAACCTGCTGTCCCGCCAAGGGAGCAGAGCAGTTTCTGCATCGAGAGGGAAGCTGGGCGACACCAGTCCCAACTCCCCTGGGAGCGAGGGAGCAGGCAGGGAGGCAGAAAATAGCCGATGCTGTCAGCCTGCGGCCACCGCTCCAGCATCCGACTCGGCAGCTGACCAGCCACTCGCCCGCCCGCGTCCAGGGCCTGCCAGGGAGTAACATGGATATCAAATACAAATCTTAGAGTACAACTGTACCAGCAGTAAGTATATCTAGGACTGTAACTGACAAAAATAAAACGCATTCTGAGAAGAAGCTAGTTAAGTATTAAGGATTTTTTGTTTACTGTCTATACAGTTAATAGAAACCAGCTATTTTTATCCATTAAAACATGCATCACTGTTTAAAGCACTACACACTCCTCCAACTTCAGCTCTAGCCTAACAAACTGCAGTGTTCAGAAAAGGTAAAATGCCCGTGATTGGTGAGAGTCTGCAGTCCAGTTGCAAGCACCTGAAATCTAGACAGAGAAAGACCTATAACCTGCATGAGACTTCCCCTTTCCAAAGCGGTTTTGTCtaagttaaaaacaacaacaacaaaaaaaacacaaatggtcACACATGTCATCCTGAAACCCTCTGTTTCTCAGCAGTTTGCCCTCGGAGCACCAGCGTCTCGCACAAAGCTGTCAGGCAGGCCACTCGAGTCCTCCTCCCATAGTGCAAATCAGACACGACAGTCCTGTTCTCTTCAAGTAGACGCACGCAcacaagcacgcacacacacgcacacacgcaggcTGGAAGCGGGGCCGCACACGCCCGGGCCTCGAGAAGCGAACGAAAAAGCACAGAGCGTCTGGGTCGCCAGTGGCCTGGCCTGTGACTGAGAAAGCGCGAGCCGTGGCGACCGGGCCTCGCGGGGCGCTGACCTGGTCCAGGCGTCTTTGGTAACCGAGGCGGGCGTGCGGGCGCCCGCAGACAGAGGTGTCCCGCGCGGCGCCGCCAGCATGTCTGAGGGCCCCGAGGACGAAGACCAAGCAAGTAGGAAACACAACAGAAAGCCCCACCACGTGGTTTTTGCGAATAAACCatccctccctcttcccaccatttttttttttttcccaatttttccattttttttttaagcactgacTGTTCAAAGCTCAGGCAAACCATGCAGATGGACGTGGTGTCGGAGGGCGGCGCTCCCTTCAGGAGACCACGGACGGGGAGTGGCTGTGGCTGACCATGTGGGCCgaggggctggctggctggccccGGCGCGAGGCCGACTCGGGGCTGCTGGACGCGCCGTCCTTGGCCGCCTTGATCTGGAGCCACGTGTCGCCCAGGGCCTTGGCGAAGTGGTCGTCCACGGAGCCCGTGATGGACACGGAGTTGGGGGCCGGCTCCGGCTCCTTGTAGTTCTTGCCCAGGCTCCGGCGGAAGTGCTCCTCCACCACGGGGTCGCAggtggctgggggcagggggacagCACTCAGAGCGGGGACCGCAGAGGGCCACCCCGGTGCGGGTCCCGTCTCTGCGCCTGCTGCCCGGggccgcgcgcgcgcgcacacaggGCGGCCCGAGGCCGGACTCGAGGGGGGCCTGGAGGGCGGGGCCCACGGGCTGCCCGCCCCTGCCCGCCCGCTGGCCCAGGGCGAGCACCCGCCCAGCCCCGGGGCCTCTGTGCTGGGACGAGGCCTCCGGGAACAGGAAGGGAAGGGGCGTGGGGGCACGCGCGGGCACTCACAGCTCGGGGTCCGCCGGTAGCTGGCCGGGCCGGCCGCGCAGCCGCTGTGCGCCACGGGGCAGTGTGAGAGGTTGCAGTTGCGGGCGCTGGCGGAGGCGCACGTGATCACCGAGGGCCGGTTCTGCGGGGGGAAGCTGGCATGAGAGCCGCGCGAGCACACGGCGGGCAGTGCGGCCCCCACCCGGCCACCCTGCCCTCGCGTTCCTCCCCAGCTCCGAAGCAGCGCGGCCACCCCCGTGCCCCTCAGCCTGGCCGGGCACCCACTGAACCGGGAGACCCCCATCAGTGCGCGCGGGGCCTTCTCCCCGGCTCCCCTTTCTCGCCGAGCACCCCCCCTAGACCTCTCCCGGCCCAAAGGCAGATCTGGTCAAGCCCCTCCTCCGCCTCGTAGCTCCCACTCGGAAGCTCAAGGCCCCAAATCCACAGTGAACAAGCCCCGAGGGAGTGTGCCGGCCCCCTCTGAGCAGCGGCCCTGTGAGTCGCTGAGCCCGGGGGACAGAGGCTCGGCTGCTGGGCTGAAATGAGGCCATCACCGGTGCGGGGACCAGGGGGACGATGACAGGGGGAGGGCCCCCTGCAACGGGACCACAGGCCCCACCGCCACAGTCCCCTGAGCATGTCCCGTGGACTCCCGAGCTTCTCTGAGCCATTCAAGGACCTTCCAAGATACTCCCGCTTCTGCTCCTGTTTCTGTTCTGACCATGCAAGTGACGATGGAGACGGAGACAGAGGAACCTCTCCCAGCACGtgagtcacacacacactaacCAGCGCTACCCCTTCTGCCTTCCCCAAGACCACCACGCTGTGGGCCTGGCAACCTCCACCCACCCTTCAAAACCCTGTTCAGctacctcctctgtgaagcctgAAGCCACCCCCAAGCAGGCACCCTGCCGGACATCCCTCGACCTGGATGAAAACACCCGTGAACCAACCATGCCCTCAGGCTGCAGCCAGGAAGGGTCCTGATAGCCCCAGAGGACACGGAGCAGGACCAGACAGCTCCCAGGAGCTGCGCGTGGCAGCAGCCCAGAGGCTGAGAGACGGCAGCAGGTCAGCAAGGGGATCGGGGCTTGTCCACCCCCAGCCATTCCTGTAGAGCCAAGGTCGGTAGCCTCTGCGGAGGCCTGCAGAGCAGACCTTCCCGGGATGGGTAGTGGGCAGGTCTGTGATGCAGATCTGGCTCTGTGTGAGAGAGCAGGCATGTGCTCAAGTCTAAGGAGGAACCACAGACTCCGGAGCTGGGGGAAGGTGAGgctgagcagcagcagcctgaGAACAAAGACCTCGGGCTTTACTGACAGTTCCACACGTCGGCAACGGAGCAGGGCCACCGGGAGCCAGTGTGACACCTTGCCGTGGGGACAGAAAcggtggagaggaaggagggaacgTGGCTCTGAGACTCGGCAGGCCTCGGAGAACCAGCTGCCCGCACGTTAGGCAGGACCTTCATTCACCCTCTAAGCTCGTTTTGTGAAACGGGAAGAATCGGACCTGAGGGGCTTGGAGCTCAGCCTGAGACGGGTCTGGGGGCCTGGCCGGGGTCAGGTCCAGGTGTCCTGCCACTTCTGGAGGGTCTGTTCAAACCCCTGAGCCCGTGCTCTCCCCACGTGCCCTCGCTGGGTAACCCGCCCTCCACCCTCCAGATGGGGCTGCGTCCCCACGTTCCTAAGTGACCTCGCCCCTGGCCaggctgaggcaggaggagactTGGGGGGAACTCGGGAGCTGGGGGACAGCACGCCGAGCTGGCCGTGCGATCCACATGCAGCGAGAGAAAAGGATGCAGAGACAGGCCCGGAGCCAGGGGAGGAAGGGGCCCAGCCCGGCCCTTCCTTCCGAAGCCTGGCTGCACCCACGGCTCCGGGAGACGCCCGGGGCCTCTCGGTataacttccttccttcctgcagcTCCGGTGAGTGTTCCCTACCTGGGAGCTCCCCCTGGCTCCCCCAGCGGACACATGAACAGTCTGGCGCACTCGATTACCTGGCTCCTCCAGACTCGAACTGTGTGCGCGCCCGCATCTTGCTGGACCAGCTTCTAACACACTCCCTACACAAAGCATCTGTCTCTACCCAGCTTTGTTAAAGAGGAAACAAACAGGGTCGTGATCTGGGGCTTTAAGGCAGGAAGTGCGACTGCTCGTCGGCCTTCCTGGAAGCCACAGCGAAACTTCACCAAACACCCCGGGGCGCCCACGAGCAGGGTGTACAGACGGGTCAGAAGCAGGCCTGGGCAGGGGCTGCGCTGGCAGCCTGGAGGCTGAGCTCGGCTCCGGCACCTCCTCGTGCTCGTGCTCGCGTCCAGGCGTCTCAAGCAAACTCTGACTGAGGATCTGCTGGCTCCGGGCCCCGGAGGTTCAGAGCGAGGAACCAGGGTCCACGCCGTGCTTCTGAGCCTCACAGTCAGTGCCTCCCTTTATTAGCTATTCCCCTGGGAACCCCATTTTTTAAGTCTCCATTCCTACCAAACAACCTCTGTTTATTGACAACTTAATTcccttattttccttaaaaaaaaaaaaaaaaaaaaaatcccagtctGCCAATCATAGGTTTCTGAGCACTGACTTCCTAGGATTGCAGCCTGAAGCAGAGCAGCCTGGCGCTGAACTCCAGCGTGTGGCCTCGTGAGGGGTTCAGTCGGGAGTCCCCCTGGGAGCATCACAGTGATCCTGAAAGGGCTGCCAAGGAAGACGGCGAGAAACACGGCTAGTCCTGGCCACTCCCTCGTCATGCGCAGAAACAGCCCCCCAGGCCCGGCCGCTTCTCTGAGGCCACTCAGCCCAAGGAGCGGGGCCCACACACGGAGTCACCCACGTGGCTGGTGGTCCCGGCACAGGCCCGCCGATGGGGTCCCGACCCCTGGACAGAGGCGTACCTGCTGCCGCTCCACCGGGGCCAGGGTGGGCGAGAGGCCGGCCGGCCTGCCGGCGTCCAGGCTGTTCTTGGTCAGTGCGAGGGGCTGCTCCATGCTCAGGCTGGGCAGGGACGCGTACAGGGGGCCGCCGTGCAGGCTCATGGTGGGGGCCACGGCCCGCTCGACGGGGCTGCGGCTCCGCTCCCGGGGGTCTTTCCGGCAGTCCCCGTTGGCCGTCTTGTTCCTGAAAAGAGAGCGGCGCGCGCTCAGACGGGAACACCGTCATCACCCCGCCTTGGGGCGCCTCCACCAAACAGCCCGCGGGGAACTGGGGGCCAGCATGCTAGCTTGGGTGGGCGCTGGGGAGCGGTGCCCTCGCAGGATCTAAGGTCCGCTCCGTGGCACCAGCAGGAAGGAATGCACCCCCCACCACCCGCAGCCTCCCTGCAGCCTCTCCGACACACCCCACCCACTCGGGGCCAGAGGCCTCACCCCGCGCTCCAGGCCTGCGTGCTCTACCCGGGACCTGCCTGCAGGAGGACGAAAGCGGTTAGGATGCCGCAACAAACCAGCATCTCCCACACGCCGGGTCCCGTCCTGAGGCGGGGACACGGTGAGCCTCCCAGGTGCGGGGACCGAGACCCCACGCCGTCTCGTCTCCGACCGACCGAGGCGTCTGGCTCATGGTGCGGTGCTCAGGCTGCTGCGGAGCCCTGACTCCGGCGGCAGGGCCTTGCCCGGGGAATTCCGCCCGCAGGCACGGGGGGCCATGCTGGGGGGCCCGCCGGGGGGAGGCAGTCCGGCAGGGCTTGTCTGAGGTGGGGTCACCCGTGGCATTCCAGGAGGCTGAGGCCGCGGAAGTGGGCTGGCCGGGGCAGGTGCCCAGGATGGCCCCCCGAGGGCCGGTCCGCTGTGGCCCTGACCCCCGTCCATCCAGCGTCCAGGCATCCGTCCGCCCTTCCCCGGCTCAGTCACACCGCCCGTGTGGGGACCGTCCACACACCTGGGCTGCTGACAccccgcaactgctgagcctggcTCTGGCCCTGGACCCCGCCAAGGTGCCCCTTGCGAGAGAGACGGCCTCCCCTCACCCCGCCAGCGAGCCAGCCTTCCTCTGTGTCCCTGGAGCCCCCCAGGGCGCCTGAGTGCCCACTCGGCCCGGCCGCACCCGCTGAGGACCTGTGCGGGCGAGGGCGAGGCCCCGCGGCCTGAGATGCAGCCTGTGTCCATCGGGACGGCACTGGGGCCGGCGTAGGGGTGACGCAGGAGACCAGCCTGGCTCTGCCTCCACGTCCCCGGTGTCCTCACCCGCCGTGTGGGCACGGGGCCCCCTGGGAGGGTCTCGAACGGGGATGAAGGCTACACAGGTGCGGAATCGTGCAGGCACATGGCAGGACGCGGGCGGAACAGACCGCCTGGGAGCGCAGCTCACCAGCTGCAGCGTGACCGACCACACACCGCGCGGCGCTCACTTCGGGGGTGTCCCCGCCATCCCCCCATCCCCTGCTGGACTCCACAGAGTGACTTAGACGCGATTAGAAGATACACTTCCAGCCCATGAAGACAATCACAGACAAGTAAGACAGTCCGGATGAGATGCTCCGTACACACCACACAGATCCCGGCAACTTCCAAAGAATGACgagaccagaaaaagaaaacggaaaaaaaaccctgaattcTGAAACCAGCCTGTCCGTAGCGTCTTCCTGTGATGATTCAGAGGACGTTACCAGCCTTTATGCAGAAGGCTCCGCAGTCATAACCGCTAACGCCAGCATTCCGACAGAACATCACAGAGCAGGGACTTCAGCCCTCCGACCTGAGATGAGTGCGCTTCTCCTCAACAGGCTGTCTTTTCCCTCAAGGTACAGgctatcaggcttccctgtggcttagacagtaaagagcccgcctgccaatgcaggagacaggagtttgatccctgcatcgggaagatccctttggagaaggaaatggcaacccgctccagtgttcttgcctggagaatcccacggacagaggagcctggcgggctacagtccagggggtcgcactTTTCCTCTACTATCTGATGATCTATATAAATTGCCTCCCTGACACAATCTCCCTGAAAAATGAGGTTTCTAGATGGCACATCACAAGCCGTGAGAGGTCTCGGGCTGGACCGGTCCCTGGGACATGCCCGCGCCCAGTTCAGGCCCCGTGCCAGGCCGCCAACGGTAACCAAGCCCCTATTTCGCGATGGTCACAGGAGGAtgacccagccctgctcaggGGCTCACGATCCGGGCACGGGAGAGGAGGTGTGGGCAGAAGGGGCTCACACAGGCCCGGCCCCCCGAGGCCCTGGACACCTCACGGCACAGCCGGGCCGCCACTCCGGAGGCGCGGGGACTGAAGCCTCGTTCCGGGGAGGGCGCCCGAGCAGCGGTGGGTCTCTCCCGCGCCACcccgggggggggcggggggagtgaaCAGGGGAGACGGGCCCCTGCAGGCAGGGCGCAGCGGGCATCGGGGACCAGAAGAGACACCGAAAACACCCAGAAACCGTCTGAAGAAGTCGCTGGTTAATTTTAGTAAATTACACATTACTCACACTTCCAAGCTCCTCTTCCCGGTTCCCGGAGCTTGGACACAGACGTCGTTTTCCTTCCCCCAGTGACTCAGCCCCGGGCTCCGCCGCTTCCCGGGGCGTCATGTGCCCTCGGACCCAAACCACACACTTCCTGCCCGCGACCCGCGGCGCCTCCGCCCTCGTTAGGGACACGTCTGCTCGGCGAGGGGCCCAGAGGCCTCCCGGGGGGTGGGTGCCGGGGACCGCCCGAGGGTCCCG
This genomic stretch from Muntiacus reevesi chromosome 4, mMunRee1.1, whole genome shotgun sequence harbors:
- the VGLL4 gene encoding transcription cofactor vestigial-like protein 4 isoform X4, with amino-acid sequence MGRGLPLLARLSAARHPREAALRGEPRLQTLPVASALTAHRTGPPPISPSKRKFSVDPGDDDLDCDADHASKMSRIFAPHLNKTANGDCRKDPRERSRSPVERAVAPTMSLHGGPLYASLPSLSMEQPLALTKNSLDAGRPAGLSPTLAPVERQQNRPSVITCASASARNCNLSHCPVAHSGCAAGPASYRRTPSSTCDPVVEEHFRRSLGKNYKEPEPAPNSVSITGSVDDHFAKALGDTWLQIKAAKDGASSSPESASRRGQPASPSAHMVSHSHSPSVVS
- the VGLL4 gene encoding transcription cofactor vestigial-like protein 4 isoform X3, coding for METPLDVLSRAASLVHADDEKREAALRGEPRLQTLPVASALTAHRTGPPPISPSKRKFSVDPGDDDLDCDADHASKMSRIFAPHLNKTANGDCRKDPRERSRSPVERAVAPTMSLHGGPLYASLPSLSMEQPLALTKNSLDAGRPAGLSPTLAPVERQQNRPSVITCASASARNCNLSHCPVAHSGCAAGPASYRRTPSSTCDPVVEEHFRRSLGKNYKEPEPAPNSVSITGSVDDHFAKALGDTWLQIKAAKDGASSSPESASRRGQPASPSAHMVSHSHSPSVVS
- the VGLL4 gene encoding transcription cofactor vestigial-like protein 4 isoform X2, whose protein sequence is MLFMKMDLLNYQYLDSMNNNIGILCYEGEAALRGEPRLQTLPVASALTAHRTGPPPISPSKRKFSVDPGDDDLDCDADHASKMSRIFAPHLNKTANGDCRKDPRERSRSPVERAVAPTMSLHGGPLYASLPSLSMEQPLALTKNSLDAGRPAGLSPTLAPVERQQNRPSVITCASASARNCNLSHCPVAHSGCAAGPASYRRTPSSTCDPVVEEHFRRSLGKNYKEPEPAPNSVSITGSVDDHFAKALGDTWLQIKAAKDGASSSPESASRRGQPASPSAHMVSHSHSPSVVS
- the VGLL4 gene encoding transcription cofactor vestigial-like protein 4 isoform X1 — protein: MLFMKMDLLNYQYLDSMNNNIGILCYEGRDRPFQNLPPCWVLGKAAAPLPAPIVFCEAALRGEPRLQTLPVASALTAHRTGPPPISPSKRKFSVDPGDDDLDCDADHASKMSRIFAPHLNKTANGDCRKDPRERSRSPVERAVAPTMSLHGGPLYASLPSLSMEQPLALTKNSLDAGRPAGLSPTLAPVERQQNRPSVITCASASARNCNLSHCPVAHSGCAAGPASYRRTPSSTCDPVVEEHFRRSLGKNYKEPEPAPNSVSITGSVDDHFAKALGDTWLQIKAAKDGASSSPESASRRGQPASPSAHMVSHSHSPSVVS
- the VGLL4 gene encoding transcription cofactor vestigial-like protein 4 isoform X5; translation: MIKVRNKTANGDCRKDPRERSRSPVERAVAPTMSLHGGPLYASLPSLSMEQPLALTKNSLDAGRPAGLSPTLAPVERQQNRPSVITCASASARNCNLSHCPVAHSGCAAGPASYRRTPSSTCDPVVEEHFRRSLGKNYKEPEPAPNSVSITGSVDDHFAKALGDTWLQIKAAKDGASSSPESASRRGQPASPSAHMVSHSHSPSVVS